One Streptomyces lincolnensis genomic region harbors:
- a CDS encoding DUF2589 domain-containing protein, translated as MPDPGSELSSLNFESLIGGPMVAAVHAQVQSALATVNFVKQVGFRQPPAGGGTPGDTTTGEPATVTFSYKKQVATANGNGVEEKPASLTVPLLSILPIPYLRIDEVNIDFLAKIDSVQFRQVDEQIKVGIDADAEASWGWGSARIKASFAYQRDTKEGSKDTRSYSMGVKARAVQEELPGGMAKVLGILESMIQEKITE; from the coding sequence ATGCCTGATCCGGGTAGCGAGCTGTCGTCGCTGAATTTCGAAAGTCTCATCGGGGGCCCGATGGTGGCCGCCGTACACGCACAGGTGCAGTCCGCTCTGGCGACGGTGAACTTCGTCAAGCAGGTGGGATTCCGCCAACCGCCAGCGGGCGGCGGGACCCCGGGCGACACGACGACCGGCGAACCCGCGACCGTGACCTTCAGCTACAAGAAGCAGGTGGCCACGGCGAACGGCAACGGTGTGGAGGAGAAACCCGCCTCGCTGACCGTGCCGCTGCTGTCCATCCTGCCCATTCCGTATCTGCGGATCGACGAGGTGAACATCGACTTCCTCGCGAAGATCGACTCGGTGCAGTTCCGGCAGGTGGACGAGCAGATCAAGGTGGGCATCGACGCCGACGCCGAGGCGTCCTGGGGATGGGGGTCGGCTCGTATCAAGGCGAGCTTCGCCTATCAGCGCGACACCAAGGAAGGAAGCAAGGACACTCGTTCGTATTCCATGGGGGTCAAGGCCCGCGCCGTTCAGGAGGAACTGCCCGGCGGCATGGCGAAAGTGCTCGGCATCCTGGAGTCGATGATCCAGGAGAAGATCACGGAATGA
- a CDS encoding nucleoside deaminase, which yields MIDIAREYHVALPAWIDDELAGTPGVLPDRDDRMRLVHRLADRNWREGDGGPFAALVAERESGRIVSVGVNVVLTSGVSSAHAEVVALGLAQTALGGWDLGGEGLPDHELVVNWRPCVQCYGATMWSGVRGLVVAGEGPELEEITTFDEGPLGADWAEQFEARGIDVVHDVLRDEALAVFRAYRKAVDTEDGVVVYNARGGSA from the coding sequence GTGATCGACATCGCCAGGGAGTACCACGTGGCGCTGCCCGCGTGGATCGACGACGAACTCGCCGGCACACCCGGTGTCCTGCCCGACCGCGACGACCGGATGCGCCTGGTGCACCGCCTCGCCGACCGCAACTGGCGCGAGGGTGACGGCGGTCCGTTCGCGGCCCTCGTCGCCGAGCGCGAAAGCGGCCGTATCGTCTCCGTCGGCGTGAACGTCGTCCTCACCTCCGGCGTCTCCAGCGCGCACGCCGAGGTCGTCGCCCTCGGCCTGGCACAGACCGCGCTGGGCGGCTGGGATCTCGGCGGCGAGGGCCTGCCGGACCACGAGCTGGTCGTCAACTGGCGTCCGTGCGTGCAGTGTTACGGCGCCACGATGTGGTCCGGGGTACGCGGCCTGGTGGTCGCCGGCGAGGGACCGGAACTGGAGGAGATCACCACCTTCGACGAGGGCCCGCTCGGCGCGGACTGGGCCGAACAGTTCGAGGCACGCGGTATCGACGTCGTCCACGACGTGCTGCGCGACGAGGCACTCGCCGTGTTCCGCGCCTACCGCAAGGCGGTCGACACCGAGGACGGGGTCGTCGTCTACAACGCCCGGGGAGGCTCCGCGTGA
- a CDS encoding ROK family transcriptional regulator, whose amino-acid sequence MLTAGMNQSAVRRVNTSVVLRALAVSAGPRKLTGLAEQTGLSRRTIELILDSLVEAGWVAELDRVPLGGSAGRPARRYELRAEHALLASVRITTVDVSAVVADVRGRVLGRAQRPLRAYQDPAATLDDAAELVLAALDDAGGAPDRLRAGSIAAGGAIDDEGVVRRLVHTTRWEGVHLPDELARRLPVPWFADNDTNLGALAERWRGVAADHDNVVWAVLGNRTGLGILIRGDVHRGLDGAAGEIVEARSIPAGSVEDRPVAWLTSPLPDRRAVALARYEAARTGDADALAEVAEFVANIASILTTLSWTVAPSLIVLGGGLEDAADVLLPRVRAALRAARTPAVELRATALGHDAPLVGGVRLALDRMDTELFGPLVTPHTSRSRSLT is encoded by the coding sequence ATGCTGACGGCGGGGATGAACCAGAGTGCCGTACGACGGGTCAACACCTCCGTCGTCCTGCGGGCCCTGGCGGTGTCGGCCGGGCCGCGGAAGCTGACCGGACTCGCCGAGCAGACGGGCCTGTCCCGCCGTACGATCGAGCTGATCCTGGACTCGCTGGTCGAGGCCGGATGGGTGGCCGAGCTGGACCGCGTCCCCCTCGGCGGCTCGGCCGGACGCCCCGCCCGCCGCTACGAACTGCGCGCCGAGCACGCCCTGTTGGCCTCGGTCCGGATCACCACCGTGGACGTGTCGGCGGTCGTCGCCGACGTGCGCGGCCGCGTCCTGGGCCGGGCACAGCGCCCCTTGCGCGCCTACCAGGACCCGGCGGCCACGCTCGACGACGCGGCCGAACTGGTCCTGGCCGCCCTCGACGACGCCGGCGGAGCACCGGACCGGCTGCGGGCCGGCTCGATCGCGGCCGGCGGCGCCATCGACGACGAGGGAGTCGTACGGCGCCTGGTGCACACCACCCGCTGGGAGGGCGTCCACCTGCCCGACGAACTCGCCCGGCGCCTGCCGGTGCCCTGGTTCGCCGACAACGACACCAACCTCGGTGCGCTGGCGGAGCGTTGGCGCGGAGTGGCCGCCGACCACGACAACGTCGTCTGGGCCGTGCTCGGCAACCGCACCGGCCTCGGCATCCTCATCCGGGGAGACGTGCACCGCGGGCTCGACGGGGCCGCGGGCGAGATCGTCGAGGCGCGCTCGATCCCCGCCGGGTCGGTCGAGGACCGGCCGGTCGCCTGGCTCACCTCGCCCCTGCCGGACCGGCGTGCCGTCGCCCTCGCCCGGTACGAGGCCGCCCGCACCGGCGACGCGGACGCGCTCGCCGAGGTGGCGGAGTTCGTGGCGAACATCGCCTCCATCCTCACCACCCTGTCCTGGACGGTCGCCCCGTCGCTCATCGTGCTCGGCGGCGGCCTGGAGGACGCGGCCGACGTCCTGCTGCCCCGGGTACGCGCCGCGCTGCGCGCCGCCCGCACCCCGGCGGTCGAACTGCGGGCCACGGCCCTGGGCCACGACGCCCCGCTCGTCGGCGGCGTCAGACTCGCCCTCGACCGGATGGACACCGAGCTGTTCGGCCCGCTGGTGACCCCCCACACCTCACGCTCACGGAGCCTTACTTGA
- a CDS encoding extracellular solute-binding protein, with protein sequence MPELSRRDALRMTAGMAVLGTLGLTGCGRENATTAAKASARPVDDSPATGTVSVWAAQGDANVLDKVIKPFRAANPDATVTFTLIPNAEYYTKLQSAIAAGKGPDLAQFFPESQAQFLDPSTLRPVPEGLVAPDDFFTSLWDAGVVGGVAYTVPWYAYTYALVYRSDLARKAGVEAPTTWGATVPFLKALQGAGATRGLGADIGWDVFNGQDVAMYAWQAGGSLVSSAGRWTLNTPAMVDALEYNASFFTSKAADTGGPAFLDAQPYFVSGKTAAMITGPWVIGQLDTAAGKSGWTASHVATAPLPAGASGRVSFAAGGSWGVPADSGNADAAWKLVRYLTRPSSQVAQYRAYSSLPAVASAWNDPAIKGQPLLDAYFTQLKSTRAFPRVGTWQQVATRLGKEMEAVAKGRQSAAKAAANIQAYAESVGTGTK encoded by the coding sequence GTGCCCGAACTCTCCCGACGCGACGCTCTGAGAATGACCGCCGGCATGGCGGTCCTCGGCACTCTCGGCCTCACCGGCTGCGGGCGCGAGAACGCCACCACGGCCGCGAAGGCCTCCGCCCGGCCCGTCGACGACTCCCCGGCCACCGGCACCGTCAGCGTGTGGGCCGCCCAGGGCGACGCCAACGTGCTCGACAAGGTGATCAAACCGTTCAGGGCCGCGAACCCCGACGCCACCGTGACCTTCACGCTGATCCCGAACGCCGAGTACTACACCAAGCTCCAGTCAGCCATCGCGGCCGGCAAGGGACCCGACCTCGCCCAGTTCTTCCCCGAGTCCCAGGCCCAGTTCCTCGACCCGTCGACGCTGCGGCCCGTGCCCGAGGGGCTCGTGGCCCCGGACGACTTCTTCACGAGCCTGTGGGACGCCGGGGTCGTCGGCGGCGTGGCCTACACGGTGCCCTGGTACGCGTACACGTACGCGCTCGTCTACCGGTCGGATCTCGCCAGGAAGGCGGGCGTCGAGGCGCCCACCACCTGGGGCGCCACGGTGCCCTTCCTCAAGGCGCTCCAGGGCGCGGGCGCCACGCGCGGCCTCGGGGCCGACATCGGCTGGGACGTCTTCAACGGCCAGGACGTCGCCATGTACGCCTGGCAGGCCGGCGGTTCGCTGGTCTCCTCCGCCGGACGCTGGACCCTGAACACGCCCGCGATGGTCGACGCCCTGGAGTACAACGCGTCCTTCTTCACCTCGAAGGCCGCCGACACCGGCGGACCCGCCTTCCTCGACGCCCAGCCGTACTTCGTCTCCGGGAAGACGGCCGCCATGATCACCGGCCCGTGGGTGATCGGCCAGCTCGACACCGCCGCCGGGAAGAGCGGCTGGACGGCCTCCCACGTCGCCACCGCCCCGCTGCCCGCCGGAGCCTCCGGCCGCGTCTCCTTCGCCGCCGGCGGCAGCTGGGGCGTGCCCGCCGACAGCGGCAACGCGGACGCCGCCTGGAAACTCGTCCGGTATCTCACCCGGCCGAGCAGCCAGGTCGCCCAGTACCGGGCCTACAGCTCGCTGCCCGCCGTAGCCTCCGCCTGGAACGACCCCGCGATCAAGGGGCAGCCGCTCCTCGACGCCTACTTCACCCAGCTGAAGAGCACCCGTGCCTTCCCGCGGGTCGGCACCTGGCAGCAGGTCGCGACCCGGCTGGGCAAGGAGATGGAGGCCGTGGCCAAGGGACGGCAGAGCGCGGCGAAGGCGGCCGCGAACATCCAGGCGTACGCCGAGAGCGTCGGCACCGGCACGAAGTGA
- a CDS encoding carbohydrate ABC transporter permease produces MTALTPTTLKRPALYGALILCALLTVLPFAWGVSGSLRGLDEIRSDPGALLPHHPTLGNFTRLFETQGFGRFALNSLVVAAMVVAGNIAAASAAGYALAKLDFAGRRLAFGTVMAALMVPFTAVFVTQFVITVDLGLADTLAGIALPGAALPMSVFIMRQYALSVPDELLEAARIDGAGEFRIFFGIFLPLAGPAVATITIMSFLTSWNNFVWPLIVAQSMSTYTLPVGLAATSQAAAHVTDYGLLLAGAIVVMLPVLVLFLCLQRYFVQGIAGTGMR; encoded by the coding sequence ATGACCGCGCTCACGCCGACCACGCTGAAACGCCCCGCCCTGTACGGCGCGTTGATCCTCTGCGCCCTGCTCACCGTGCTCCCCTTCGCCTGGGGCGTGAGCGGTTCGCTGCGCGGTCTCGACGAGATCCGCTCCGACCCCGGCGCCCTGCTCCCGCACCACCCCACCCTCGGCAACTTCACCCGGCTGTTCGAGACCCAGGGCTTCGGCCGCTTCGCGCTCAACAGCCTCGTGGTCGCGGCGATGGTGGTCGCCGGGAACATCGCGGCCGCGTCGGCCGCCGGCTACGCCCTCGCCAAGCTCGACTTCGCGGGCCGACGGCTCGCGTTCGGCACGGTCATGGCGGCCCTGATGGTGCCGTTCACCGCCGTGTTCGTCACGCAGTTCGTCATCACCGTCGACCTGGGGCTCGCCGACACCCTCGCGGGGATCGCCCTGCCCGGCGCGGCCCTGCCGATGTCGGTGTTCATCATGCGCCAGTACGCCCTGTCGGTCCCCGACGAACTCCTCGAAGCGGCCCGCATCGACGGCGCGGGAGAGTTCCGGATCTTCTTCGGGATCTTCCTGCCGCTGGCCGGTCCCGCCGTCGCCACCATCACGATCATGTCGTTCCTCACCTCGTGGAACAACTTCGTCTGGCCGCTGATCGTCGCCCAGAGCATGTCCACCTACACCCTCCCGGTCGGCCTCGCCGCCACCAGCCAGGCGGCGGCCCACGTCACCGACTACGGCCTGCTGCTCGCCGGCGCGATCGTCGTCATGCTGCCGGTGCTCGTGCTCTTCCTGTGCCTTCAGCGGTACTTCGTGCAGGGCATCGCGGGGACGGGGATGCGATGA
- a CDS encoding DUF1353 domain-containing protein encodes MSADDDFSGIEPDFPFTPQPLRFYDGGVDAVEGKGGEEARFGSPALIELVRCTEEGRERFRMVRRIAYRDRHLGELLVPRQTRIWKSDLTSVPTLFTWLVPKTGEHLPATLLHDGLIHPPGNKEYTSTKNHTVSRVEADRVLRDAMADAGTKLIRRWLIWSAVTMSTMLDRGGSAKWKWCYRPPVVLTLGVVAALGFWAFFDLIDVAIRIPNLPWMGDRPRYEIPNLPWMGDRPWHYELVGGLSGAVVIPLALALLWGRFWIAGAVVGVSMGVPLYGTVVLLFITTIYQVVEWVMTWMPKLVALVLTGIATLVALLVFAASPPRPS; translated from the coding sequence ATGTCCGCGGACGACGACTTCTCTGGGATCGAACCCGATTTCCCGTTCACCCCGCAGCCGCTCCGGTTCTACGACGGTGGCGTCGATGCTGTCGAGGGGAAAGGGGGAGAGGAGGCTCGCTTTGGTTCCCCGGCCCTGATCGAGCTGGTCCGGTGTACCGAGGAGGGCCGCGAGCGTTTCAGGATGGTGCGCCGCATCGCCTACAGGGACCGGCACCTCGGCGAGCTCCTGGTCCCCCGGCAGACCCGCATCTGGAAAAGCGACCTGACCTCGGTGCCGACGCTCTTCACCTGGCTCGTGCCGAAGACCGGGGAGCACCTTCCGGCCACGTTGCTGCACGACGGACTGATCCACCCGCCGGGCAATAAGGAGTACACGTCAACCAAGAACCACACCGTGTCCCGTGTGGAGGCCGACCGCGTATTGCGCGACGCGATGGCGGACGCCGGCACCAAGCTGATCCGGCGGTGGCTGATCTGGTCGGCGGTGACGATGTCGACGATGCTCGACCGCGGGGGATCGGCGAAATGGAAGTGGTGTTACCGCCCGCCCGTGGTCCTAACTCTCGGGGTGGTCGCAGCCCTGGGCTTCTGGGCGTTCTTCGACCTCATCGACGTCGCGATCCGCATTCCGAATCTGCCCTGGATGGGGGACCGGCCGCGCTACGAGATCCCGAATTTGCCCTGGATGGGCGACCGGCCGTGGCACTACGAGCTCGTCGGTGGGCTGTCGGGCGCGGTCGTGATCCCGCTGGCGCTGGCGCTGCTCTGGGGCCGTTTCTGGATCGCCGGCGCGGTCGTGGGAGTGAGCATGGGGGTGCCGCTGTACGGCACGGTCGTGCTGCTCTTCATCACTACGATCTACCAGGTCGTGGAGTGGGTCATGACGTGGATGCCGAAGTTGGTGGCCCTCGTGCTGACGGGCATCGCGACACTTGTGGCGCTGCTCGTATTCGCCGCCTCACCGCCAAGACCTAGCTGA
- a CDS encoding sensor histidine kinase translates to MGRGDRGSRRDRALRRAAYAVAGVGAASCVATAPAHAALSRQVELSELIWSDLVLGTVWPLLGAAVARVQPRNRLVWLMMAPALIGPYHLLTYYAGYSQLVAEHPLPGWQFGAWLGCWGFVVYFFATPLVPLFFPYGRLGTRPRRVLAWTVIAVATTGTLAAMLRPSGTDPVPALANPLAVRGAEWLHTVMYASSAICMAAGTAAACFFMVLRTRAARGVERSQLQWLMLGGLLMTITFTGAGFTTGQLPQLLTDLLMVAGLLGPPAGIAVAMLRHRLYDVEVVLSRAIVFTLLSGLVLGVYLAVVAGVGTLAPGSLGGTAAIAAAALLAAAGRGAVQSAVDRLLFGHRHDPYAVMARVGRHLAPASEPAEAMRLLVDELRRALRLPYAAFTGPAVTATSGIPVPGAGWRTVPCLALGRRVGELHLGRRRTAEPWTAQQRAAAEEVAARAATLAYAAGLVEDVARSRSHIVAVREEERRRLRADLHDGVGPSLAGTAHQLDSLARRATDPGLADAIRVVRDRLRTTVGDLRTVVNGLRPAVLDQLGLCGALRELLAGYDVPACRCSVTSACAELPASVEVAAYAIAAEAVGNALKHSASGRLTLTAHVTAGFLVLTVEDNGCGIPPRHRAGVGLRSMSERAAEVGGRLAITPTPGGGTSVQARVPLPQEATRATA, encoded by the coding sequence ATGGGCCGGGGGGACCGAGGAAGCCGACGGGACCGCGCGCTGCGCCGTGCCGCGTACGCCGTCGCGGGAGTCGGCGCCGCGAGCTGCGTTGCCACCGCGCCGGCGCACGCGGCGCTGTCCCGGCAGGTCGAGCTCAGCGAGCTGATCTGGAGCGATCTGGTACTGGGCACGGTGTGGCCACTGCTCGGCGCGGCGGTGGCCCGCGTCCAGCCGCGCAATCGGCTGGTCTGGCTGATGATGGCGCCCGCGCTGATCGGCCCGTACCACCTGCTCACCTACTACGCCGGCTATTCGCAGCTGGTCGCTGAACACCCCCTGCCCGGCTGGCAGTTCGGGGCCTGGCTGGGCTGCTGGGGGTTCGTGGTCTACTTCTTCGCGACCCCTCTGGTGCCGCTGTTCTTCCCGTACGGACGGCTCGGCACCCGCCCGCGCCGGGTGCTCGCGTGGACCGTCATCGCCGTCGCCACGACCGGCACCCTCGCCGCGATGCTGCGTCCGAGCGGCACCGATCCGGTGCCCGCCCTGGCCAACCCGCTGGCTGTACGGGGGGCGGAGTGGCTGCACACTGTCATGTACGCGTCCTCCGCTATATGCATGGCCGCCGGCACCGCCGCGGCATGCTTCTTCATGGTGCTACGCACCCGTGCGGCACGCGGCGTGGAGCGCTCCCAGCTGCAGTGGCTGATGCTCGGCGGTCTCCTGATGACCATCACGTTCACCGGCGCGGGCTTCACCACCGGGCAACTTCCTCAGTTGCTGACCGACCTGCTGATGGTGGCCGGGCTGCTCGGCCCACCGGCGGGTATCGCCGTGGCGATGCTGCGCCACCGCCTCTACGACGTCGAGGTGGTACTCAGCCGGGCCATCGTCTTCACCCTGCTGAGCGGACTGGTCCTTGGCGTCTATCTGGCTGTCGTCGCGGGCGTGGGAACCCTCGCGCCCGGTTCGCTTGGCGGCACGGCCGCGATCGCCGCGGCCGCGCTTCTTGCGGCAGCCGGGCGCGGGGCGGTCCAATCGGCCGTGGACCGGCTGCTGTTCGGACACCGCCACGATCCGTACGCAGTGATGGCCCGCGTCGGCCGCCACCTCGCCCCCGCCTCGGAACCAGCCGAGGCCATGCGACTCCTGGTCGACGAACTCCGCCGCGCACTGCGCCTGCCGTACGCGGCATTCACCGGACCGGCCGTGACGGCGACCTCCGGCATACCCGTTCCCGGTGCGGGCTGGCGGACCGTGCCCTGCCTGGCGCTCGGCCGCCGGGTCGGCGAACTTCACCTGGGGCGGCGGCGTACTGCTGAGCCCTGGACCGCGCAGCAGCGGGCCGCGGCCGAGGAGGTCGCGGCGCGGGCAGCGACCCTCGCGTACGCGGCGGGGCTCGTCGAGGACGTGGCCCGCAGCCGGTCCCACATCGTCGCCGTCCGGGAGGAGGAACGCCGCCGGCTCCGCGCCGACCTCCACGACGGCGTCGGCCCCTCCCTGGCCGGTACCGCCCACCAGCTGGACTCCCTGGCCCGCAGGGCCACTGACCCCGGGCTCGCGGACGCCATCAGGGTGGTGCGGGACCGGCTGCGCACGACAGTCGGTGATCTGCGCACCGTCGTGAACGGCCTGCGCCCCGCCGTGCTCGACCAACTCGGCCTCTGCGGCGCGCTACGGGAACTGCTTGCCGGCTACGACGTTCCCGCCTGCCGCTGCTCGGTCACCTCTGCCTGCGCCGAACTCCCCGCCTCCGTCGAGGTGGCGGCGTACGCGATAGCGGCCGAAGCGGTGGGCAACGCCCTCAAGCACAGCGCATCGGGCCGTCTCACCCTCACCGCCCACGTCACCGCCGGGTTTCTCGTTCTGACCGTCGAGGACAACGGCTGCGGCATCCCGCCCCGGCACCGTGCGGGTGTGGGCCTGCGCAGCATGAGCGAACGCGCGGCGGAGGTCGGTGGCCGGCTGGCGATCACCCCGACCCCGGGCGGCGGCACCTCGGTGCAGGCCAGGGTGCCGCTCCCTCAAGAGGCGACACGTGCCACTGCCTGA
- a CDS encoding GMC oxidoreductase has product MGSLVARLLRDTDPALRITVADGGTAIGPAPGVHLHDVDDPALWSRYNERVGTGIQGLYTGAEVVREAGDDLTALTPGMFHALAFGEDAEAMPAAALAWNAGGMGVHWTAATPWPAGDEVFDHDDPDRWAADLDIASRLLAVAPRAIGPTEVGRTVLDVLRRRYDGLGPEDRRPRPMPMAVTTTASGPLPRTAPGTIFPALATGGDPAFTLLTGTLVTSLVHGGGRVTGARLRRVRDGAEWDVHADTVVVCADALRTPQLLFASGIRPEALGRGLNEHAFVSARVLLDLDRFGFGPDDLPLPRPGEFCTDSLWLPHNGPVQPFHGQIMNRTYVDAAGRPLAHSVGLSLYVPVESRPENRLVFSPTETDLAGMPRIRVEFARSDTDRALIRRALDEVRSLAEEFGPFDPATECALLPPGSSLHLTGTVRCGPTDDGTAVCDPDGRVWGFDNLYLAGNGVVPTAMAANVTLTGAVTAVRAARAVTEGAVRPARPAPDSALVAQGEVRP; this is encoded by the coding sequence ATGGGGTCCCTCGTGGCCCGACTGCTGCGCGACACCGATCCGGCGCTGCGTATCACCGTGGCCGACGGCGGCACCGCCATCGGACCGGCCCCCGGCGTGCACCTGCACGACGTGGACGATCCGGCCCTGTGGTCGCGCTACAACGAGCGGGTCGGCACCGGCATCCAGGGCCTGTACACCGGAGCCGAGGTCGTGCGCGAGGCCGGCGACGACCTCACCGCCCTGACCCCGGGCATGTTCCACGCGCTCGCCTTCGGCGAGGACGCCGAGGCGATGCCCGCGGCGGCCCTCGCGTGGAACGCGGGCGGCATGGGCGTGCACTGGACCGCCGCCACCCCTTGGCCCGCCGGGGACGAGGTGTTCGACCACGATGACCCGGACCGCTGGGCCGCCGACCTGGACATCGCCTCCCGGCTGCTCGCGGTCGCACCCCGCGCCATCGGCCCGACCGAGGTCGGCCGGACCGTACTCGACGTCCTGCGCCGCCGCTACGACGGCCTCGGACCGGAGGACCGACGCCCGCGCCCCATGCCCATGGCGGTCACCACGACCGCCTCCGGCCCTCTGCCCCGCACCGCCCCCGGGACGATCTTCCCCGCGCTCGCGACGGGCGGCGACCCGGCCTTCACCCTGCTGACCGGCACCCTCGTCACCTCCCTCGTCCACGGCGGCGGCCGGGTCACCGGCGCCCGGCTGCGCCGCGTCCGCGACGGCGCCGAGTGGGACGTCCACGCGGACACCGTCGTGGTCTGCGCCGACGCGCTGCGCACCCCGCAGCTGCTGTTCGCCTCCGGTATCCGCCCCGAGGCCCTGGGCCGCGGGCTCAACGAACACGCCTTCGTCAGCGCCCGCGTCCTGCTCGACCTCGACCGGTTCGGCTTCGGCCCGGACGACCTGCCCCTGCCGCGCCCCGGCGAGTTCTGCACCGACTCGCTCTGGCTGCCGCACAACGGCCCGGTGCAGCCCTTCCACGGCCAGATCATGAACCGCACCTACGTCGACGCCGCCGGCCGCCCCCTCGCGCACTCCGTGGGCCTCTCGCTGTACGTGCCCGTCGAGTCCCGTCCCGAGAACCGGCTGGTGTTCTCGCCCACCGAGACCGACCTCGCCGGGATGCCCAGGATCCGCGTCGAGTTCGCCCGCTCCGACACCGACCGCGCGCTGATCCGCCGGGCGCTCGACGAAGTGCGGTCCCTGGCCGAGGAGTTCGGCCCGTTCGACCCCGCGACCGAGTGCGCGCTGCTGCCGCCGGGTTCGTCCCTCCACCTGACGGGTACCGTCCGCTGCGGCCCCACGGACGACGGCACCGCTGTGTGCGACCCGGACGGCCGGGTCTGGGGCTTCGACAACCTGTATCTCGCGGGCAACGGAGTCGTTCCCACCGCGATGGCCGCCAACGTCACCCTGACCGGCGCCGTCACCGCGGTACGGGCCGCCCGTGCCGTCACCGAGGGCGCCGTACGCCCCGCCCGCCCCGCACCCGACAGCGCGCTCGTCGCGCAGGGAGAGGTCCGACCGTGA
- a CDS encoding response regulator, protein MSQPQPVTVLVVDDHPIFRAGMATVLGDLPGVTVVGEASDGAEAVAAAARLLPHIVLMDLRMPGVGGLEATARITTVHPEVAVVVLTMDEDDDSVFAALRAGACGYLLKEADGADVHRALLGAARGEAVFGPRIAQRVLAHFASPHAARDTLPFPQLTDRERQILDLLSRGLDNTSIARHLSLSEKTVRNRVSDVLAKLRARTRAEAVALARDAGLGLP, encoded by the coding sequence ATGAGCCAGCCGCAGCCTGTGACCGTCCTCGTCGTCGACGACCATCCCATCTTCCGGGCGGGGATGGCGACGGTACTCGGCGACCTGCCCGGCGTCACCGTCGTCGGGGAGGCCTCCGACGGGGCCGAAGCCGTTGCCGCCGCCGCACGGCTGCTGCCGCACATCGTGCTCATGGATCTGCGCATGCCCGGGGTCGGCGGTCTCGAGGCGACCGCCCGGATCACCACCGTCCATCCCGAGGTCGCGGTCGTCGTCCTCACCATGGACGAGGACGACGACTCGGTCTTCGCGGCGCTGCGCGCAGGGGCCTGCGGGTATCTGCTGAAGGAGGCCGACGGCGCGGACGTCCACCGGGCCCTGCTGGGCGCCGCACGCGGCGAAGCCGTCTTCGGCCCCCGCATCGCCCAGCGGGTACTCGCCCACTTCGCCTCGCCGCACGCGGCCCGGGACACGCTGCCCTTCCCCCAACTCACCGACCGGGAGCGACAGATCCTCGACCTGCTCTCCCGCGGCCTGGACAACACATCGATCGCCCGTCACCTGTCCCTCTCCGAAAAGACGGTACGTAACCGGGTCAGCGACGTCCTGGCCAAACTCCGCGCGCGTACCCGCGCGGAAGCCGTAGCCCTGGCCCGGGACGCAGGCCTCGGCCTGCCGTGA
- a CDS encoding carbohydrate ABC transporter permease has product MTTTLAPATRETTATTKAAPRTAARTRRTAVAWLFLAPFTLLFLLYTAIPAVAALGFSLTDLRGADLRTPLAVNFTGLDNYLRLFQDDSFLRDIGNTALFVAAGVPLTMGVGFTLALALDSGIQRLRGALRTVFFAPVVTNVVAAALIWQYAFHPDGTVNQALAAVGLAGPNWLDDPDLAMPVVVLLGVWRNFGTAMVLFLAGLQAIPRDVYEAAALDGAGRWRQLRYITLPLLLPTTLMVSVLLTVFYLQVFDEPYLLTDGGPLGSTESVALYTYHQFGAGQFGMSSAASFVMLVLVAVVSVVQFRLLRSRT; this is encoded by the coding sequence ATGACCACCACCCTCGCCCCGGCCACCCGGGAGACCACCGCGACGACGAAAGCGGCCCCGCGCACGGCCGCCCGCACCCGTCGCACCGCCGTCGCCTGGCTGTTCCTCGCCCCGTTCACCCTCCTCTTCCTGCTCTACACGGCGATCCCCGCCGTCGCCGCCCTCGGCTTCAGCCTCACCGACCTGCGCGGCGCGGATCTGCGCACCCCGCTCGCGGTGAACTTCACCGGTCTCGACAACTACCTGCGGCTCTTCCAGGACGACAGCTTCCTGCGGGACATCGGCAACACGGCCCTCTTCGTCGCCGCCGGTGTGCCGCTGACCATGGGCGTCGGGTTCACCCTGGCCCTCGCGCTCGACTCCGGCATCCAGCGGCTGCGCGGCGCCCTGCGCACGGTCTTCTTCGCACCCGTCGTCACCAATGTGGTGGCGGCCGCGCTGATCTGGCAGTACGCCTTCCATCCGGACGGCACCGTCAACCAGGCGCTCGCAGCCGTCGGCCTCGCCGGACCGAACTGGCTGGACGACCCGGACCTCGCCATGCCGGTCGTCGTCCTGCTCGGCGTCTGGCGCAACTTCGGCACCGCGATGGTGCTGTTCCTCGCCGGCCTCCAGGCGATCCCGCGGGACGTGTACGAGGCCGCCGCCCTCGACGGGGCCGGCCGGTGGCGCCAACTGCGGTACATCACCTTGCCGTTGCTGCTCCCGACCACCCTCATGGTCTCGGTCCTGCTGACCGTCTTCTACCTCCAGGTGTTCGACGAGCCGTATCTCCTCACGGACGGCGGCCCGCTCGGCTCCACGGAGTCGGTCGCGCTGTACACCTACCACCAGTTCGGGGCAGGCCAGTTCGGGATGTCCTCCGCCGCGTCCTTCGTGATGCTGGTGCTGGTGGCCGTCGTGAGCGTCGTCCAGTTCAGGCTGCTGAGGTCCCGCACATGA